GCTCGTGAGCTATCTCCAACAAGAGGTTGCGATCCATTTCATTTCTAATGTCGTCACGGAAGTCAACGACGCGATTATCTTAAAAGCCATGTCATTTGCGCAAGCGTCGCTTGCGGCGGAAGGCTGGAACGCGCCGGAAGTTAAGTTTTGCTGGCTCTCGCTCGGCAGCGAAGGTCGCAAGGAACAACTGCTAAGAACAGACCAGGATAACGCCATTCTTTACGAAGAGCCTACGCCGGAAGAAGCAGAAGCGGCGAAGGCGTATTTTCTCGCGCTCGGCGAAAAAGTCACGCAAACTTTAATTGCATGCGGGTTTAAAAAATGTCCGGCTGACGTTATGGCCAGCAACCCGAAGTGGTGCAAACCGCTTTCAGATTGGAAAGAATATTTCCAACATTGGATTCTTTCGCCCGAGCCGATGGCTCTCATGCACGCCTCCATCTTTTTCGATTTCCGACCGGTTTATGGCGAAGTGCGGCTCGCCGACGAACTCAAACGGTTCATTTTGGAAAAAGTCGTGGCCGGACGGGGCTTCATTCAATTTTTGGCGAAAAATGCGCTTCAAAATCCGCCGCCGCTCAGCTTTTTCAGAAATTTCATTGTGGAACACGGCGGCAAACACGCCAACGAGTTCGACATCAAATCGCGAGCGATGATGCCGCTTTGCGACGCCGCGCGGGTGCTGACCTACGAACTCGGCATCAAAGATTACCTCAGCACCACCGAACGGTTTGAAAAAATTGCCGAAAAAGAACCGGCGCTCAAAGAACTCGCGCAGGAATCGGCGATGGCTTATGAAATCTTGATGCGCATCCGCGCGGCCAACGGCTTGAAAAATCAAAACTCGGGGCGTTATATCAATCCGAACCATCTCAACAAGCTCGAGCGGCAAACCTTGCGCAACATTTTCAAAACGATTGAGCGGATGCAAAACACGTTCAATCTGCGCTATCAGTTGGATTACATCAGAGGATGATGTTTTTCGCAAAAAATAAAGCGGAGCGTCGGTGCGACAAAGGCTTGCTCCCCGAAACGGTCTGCCGGTATGTTCGCGCCCATGAGCACCCGCTTGCGAAACGAACGCTGCTGCGAGCCGTGCGCTTCGTCGTCTTCGACACCGAAACCACCGGCCTTGATGTCAAAAAGGATAAAATCATCTCAATCGGTGCGGTTGCGATTTCGGATTTTGCCATTCAAGTGGCCGATTCGTTTGAAACGCTGATTCGCCAAGAAGCCTCCGGCGATAAGGAATCCATTCCGGTTCATGGCATCCTGAAAAAAGATTTGGCGATGGCGGCAACCGAGCAAGGCGCGTTGGAATCGTTCCTCTCGTACATTGCAGGCAGCGTCCTCGTCGCCCATCACGCCATGTTTGACATTGAAATTTTAAATCAAGCGTTAGGCCGTTTTTTTGACCTAAAAATATTCAACGCCGTCATCGACACGGCCGATTTTGCCAAGCGCATTGAAAAAGGCCCGTTTTCAAGCCAAGACACCAAAGCGGGCGATTACTCGTTGGATAAACTTTGCGAGCGCTACCGCATCCCGATCTACGACCGCCACACCGCCCCGGGCGACGCCTTCATCACCGCCCAACTCTTTCAAATCTTGCTTTACCACGCCGAAAAAAAACGGATTTTGACGCTGGGGGAGATTTTGTAAAGCACCGGCATTAAGTTTAACACTCAAATAATTTGCTTTCATATTTTCACTTGCCTAACTTTCATAAGCGGTCAAAGAATCCTTTTGCCCTCACGGTATTTGGGTATTTCCCCGTTTTTTCATTAACCCTTAATCTATAAAGCAATGAAAAGATTATTCTCTCTTTTGGCTATGTTGTTAATCGGCTTTACTCCAACATTCGCACAAACGGCAGTTGCTCCGACTGTTGGAGATGGCACGAAAACCAATCCCTATCAAATAGCATCGTTAGAAAATCTATACTGGCTTGCTGACAAAGTGAATAATAGTAAGGAGACTTTCTCCGGAAAATACTTTAAGCAAACTAAAAATATTAGCGCATTAGAGACGAGTGACTGGTTTGATGGAAATGGATGGCAGCCGATAGGATATTTTAAAAATTCGGATGATAGTGTTTCCTTCAGTGGAACATACGATGGGGCAGATAAAAAGATAGATGGGCTGTACATAAACCGCCCTAAAAAGTTTTATGTCGGACTTTTTGGCTATACAAAAAACGCAAGTATAGCAAATGTAGCTGTAACAAATGTATCTATAACAGGTGGAGGTATCCTCGGGGGACTTGTTGGTTCGAATAGTGAATCACCCATTACAAATAGTTATGTAACTGGCGTCATATACAGTGATGGTATTATGGGGATGATTGGGGGACTTGTTGGTTCGAATAGCAACTCAACAATCATGGATAGTTATATGATTGGGGTTATAAACGGCAATGGTGCTACAAATATCGGGGGATTCATTGGAATGAATAGTAATTCAACTATTAGAAATAGTCGAGCTGCGGGGGCAATAAGTGGAGACTCGTTTGTCGGTGGGTTCATTGGAATGAACAGTAATTCAACTATTACGAATTGCTGTACAAATGGCGTTACTCATGGTAATGGTTTATTCGTCGGTGGGCTTGTTGGAATGAACAGTAGTTCAACCATAACAAATAGCTGTGCACGTGTTTCGGTAAATGGTAATGGTTCTACAGGTGGGTTTACAGGCTCAAATAGTGATGGCTCAACCATAGCAAATTGCTATGTGATAGGCTCTGTAAATAGTGACAATGGATTTTATTTCGGTGGATTGGCCGGATTGAATACAGACCTCTCAAGTATAAAAAATTGTTACGCTGTAGCGAAGGTTACAGCAACGTTCTCCTTTGGCGGGCTTGTTGGGGAAAACAATAACAGTACTGTAAGCGCTTCGTTTTGGGATAAAACTGTTCAGGGCACTGGGAACAAGATTGGTGAAGGGAAAACTAGTATAGAAATGAAACAAAAAAGTACTTATACAGGATGGGATTTCGTCCGGGGCAAAGATGGGTTCTGGGATATAGATGAAACAAAGCTAAAAAATAATGGCTACCCATATTTGGAATAGGCAAAAGGGAAAGTGTGTTTGGGGGTGCAGAGGCCAACAACCTTGTTAATGTTGACTTTTACAGGGCAGTGCTATAAACAGACTCCGACAATTACCGTTTAGGTTAGAATTCTCGTCGTTGATGAGAAAAATGATCGTCAGGAATTCAAAGAATACGCCTTGTCGCAAAATTACCCGAGCCCATTCAACCCATCAACCACGATTGCTTTTAGCTTGAAGCAAGCTGGAAAAGTCACGTTCCGCGTGTTTGATATGCTGGGTCGTGTGGTTCATCAAGAAATCTTCAACGGGAAATCAGGCGAAAACGCGCCGATTTCCTTTGATGGAAAAAGGTTGATGAGCGGCGTGTATTTCTACCAAATCAACGCTAATGGATTTTCTTCAACCAAAAAAATGATGCTGTTGAAGTAAAAAATCGGTTCGCAATTTCAATAGAAAAAAAGGGGCGGAAAAAGCCCCTTTTTTGTCTGTCAGATTTGAAAAATAGGCAAGTGTCGCCATAGATTTTTTTCGTCAAAACTTTTTGACAATGTGTTTGACATATTGAACGAGAATGAGTAATATTGGGGCAATTTGTTAGAGGGTGATTTCCACTTCGAGCTTTCCCTAAGTTTTTAAACTATAGGTTTGTTTTCGTTTTTCTCTCCTTTTGTTCTTAGTGTGGTGCTTTTATGATAATAAAAATGCAGGTGAGTGGCATTTGTGAAATGAAGATTTGAAATGGTAAGCCAGAAAGTACATGAAGTCGGAAATTATCGTTTTGTTAGGTTCATCAAACGAACATTTTTTGTTCCTTTTCATTCATTAAGTTCTTTGTTAAGCGTCTTTTCATCAAACGAAGCAAATTCATTAAAGTTGCTATCCATTTTAAAGTTTTGGCGGTTTTGTTCTGAAAAGCGTTACAACATTAGCGTTTACAACTATGACAAAGAAAGCAATTTAAACGAGGCGTTTCTATGAAAACTTTTAAGATTGGAGGAATTCATCCGCCCGAAAATAAACTGACTGAAGGCAATTCAATTGAAGTACTTCCCATCCCAAGTGAATTAGCGATCCCACTTCTTCAGCACCTTGGAAAACCGGCCAAACCGGTTGTTAAAGCGGGCCAGCGCGTCAAAAAAGGCGAATTAATCGGCGAAGCTGACGGTTTTATTTCTGCCAATGTTCACGCTACCACAAGCGGCACTATCAAAGCCATCAAGTCACATCCACATCCTGGCGGTCAATATGCACCCACGGTTTTTCTTGAATCTGATGGCCAAGACGAATGGCTTGACGGATGCAATACCGAGCCGCAAGATTGGCAATCGTTTTCCAAAGAAGATATTTTAAACCGCATTAAAGCCGCTGGCGTGGTGGGAATGGGCGGCGCTGGATTTCCAACAAATGTAAAACTTGCTCCGCCAAAAGATAAAGTCATCGACACGGTGATTTTAAATGGCGCTGAGTGCGAGCCTTTTCTGACTTCGGATCATCGCTTGATGGTTGAAGAACCTGAAGGTATTATTGAAGGACTCAAAATCATCACATCTCTTTTTAGCACGCCGGTGAAAGCTTACGTGGGGGTAGAAGCCAATAAAAAGGATGCGATCGAGGCGTTAGCCAAATATGCGTCTTCTTACAACTTTGAGGTTGTTCAACTTGAGACGAAGTATCCGCAAGGTGCAGAAAAACAGCTCATCAATTCCATCACAGGGCGAAAAATTCAAGAAGGCGAGTTGCCATTTGATAAAGGCTGCATCGTCAATAACGTGGGAACCGCTTTTGCCGTTTATGAAGCGGTTTGCAAAAATAAACCTTTGATTGAACGTGTGGTGACGGTTTCAGGGATTGAAATTCAAGCCAAAAAGAACTTGAAAGTAATCATCGGCACGATGTTTTCCGACATTATCAGCGCCTGTGGAAACATTCCCGGCACGGTCAATCAGGTGATTTCTGGCGGCCCCATGATGGGAAAAGCCCAATACTCCTTTGAAGCTTCCATTATTAAGACATCTTCCGGCATTTTGTTTATCAATAACGAAGGACTCGACACCTCGCGCGAACGAACCTGTATTCGCTGTGGAAAGTGCGTTGAAGCCTGTCCGCAAGAGTTGCAACCTTGGTTATTTACGAATTTAGCCCAGAGGCGCGAGTTTGATGAACTCCCTGCTTATGGGCTTTTTAATTGTACGGAATGCGGAAGTTGCACTTATGTCTGCCCGTCTAAACGAGAAATCGTGCACTGGATTAAATACTCCAAAGCCATAGTCAATAATAGGAAAAAACGAAAATCTGCTTAATGTTTTGGGTTTAAATAACTTATGCAAACAGTCACTTTAAAAGTTTCATACGCACCTTTTGTTCGTTCCAGTGATTCCATAGAAAAAGTCATGTACAACGTTGCCA
Above is a window of Chloroherpeton thalassium ATCC 35110 DNA encoding:
- the rsxC gene encoding electron transport complex subunit RsxC; protein product: MKTFKIGGIHPPENKLTEGNSIEVLPIPSELAIPLLQHLGKPAKPVVKAGQRVKKGELIGEADGFISANVHATTSGTIKAIKSHPHPGGQYAPTVFLESDGQDEWLDGCNTEPQDWQSFSKEDILNRIKAAGVVGMGGAGFPTNVKLAPPKDKVIDTVILNGAECEPFLTSDHRLMVEEPEGIIEGLKIITSLFSTPVKAYVGVEANKKDAIEALAKYASSYNFEVVQLETKYPQGAEKQLINSITGRKIQEGELPFDKGCIVNNVGTAFAVYEAVCKNKPLIERVVTVSGIEIQAKKNLKVIIGTMFSDIISACGNIPGTVNQVISGGPMMGKAQYSFEASIIKTSSGILFINNEGLDTSRERTCIRCGKCVEACPQELQPWLFTNLAQRREFDELPAYGLFNCTECGSCTYVCPSKREIVHWIKYSKAIVNNRKKRKSA
- a CDS encoding GLUG motif-containing protein — its product is MKRLFSLLAMLLIGFTPTFAQTAVAPTVGDGTKTNPYQIASLENLYWLADKVNNSKETFSGKYFKQTKNISALETSDWFDGNGWQPIGYFKNSDDSVSFSGTYDGADKKIDGLYINRPKKFYVGLFGYTKNASIANVAVTNVSITGGGILGGLVGSNSESPITNSYVTGVIYSDGIMGMIGGLVGSNSNSTIMDSYMIGVINGNGATNIGGFIGMNSNSTIRNSRAAGAISGDSFVGGFIGMNSNSTITNCCTNGVTHGNGLFVGGLVGMNSSSTITNSCARVSVNGNGSTGGFTGSNSDGSTIANCYVIGSVNSDNGFYFGGLAGLNTDLSSIKNCYAVAKVTATFSFGGLVGENNNSTVSASFWDKTVQGTGNKIGEGKTSIEMKQKSTYTGWDFVRGKDGFWDIDETKLKNNGYPYLE
- a CDS encoding 3'-5' exonuclease; its protein translation is MMFFAKNKAERRCDKGLLPETVCRYVRAHEHPLAKRTLLRAVRFVVFDTETTGLDVKKDKIISIGAVAISDFAIQVADSFETLIRQEASGDKESIPVHGILKKDLAMAATEQGALESFLSYIAGSVLVAHHAMFDIEILNQALGRFFDLKIFNAVIDTADFAKRIEKGPFSSQDTKAGDYSLDKLCERYRIPIYDRHTAPGDAFITAQLFQILLYHAEKKRILTLGEIL
- a CDS encoding DUF294 nucleotidyltransferase-like domain-containing protein, which translates into the protein MASNTIVDRVKTELRHYPPFDQLSEEMLASLAAQVVVRYFEEGEIIFRKGDAPKPFAFVVVKGSVNLYDTLNDEDVLIDICDEGDIFGVRMLFAHDNYYSTSKVAEESLIYAIPVEHFKMLIESEPKIALFFAAEFAAGMPERENSLVHAIALRKEFAESPCKPVLVENDTLQIRAIKNVVTCSPDISIQKAAKIMAERNVGSIIMVTENRFPIGIITDTDLRKKVVAVEENIKSRPVSEIMSSPVFTISGDQTVADMIILMMKTGLRHFCVTEDGTAQSSVIGLISEHDIVTAEGNNPSVLIKEIMQAQEIAALPPEREKAENLLVSYLQQEVAIHFISNVVTEVNDAIILKAMSFAQASLAAEGWNAPEVKFCWLSLGSEGRKEQLLRTDQDNAILYEEPTPEEAEAAKAYFLALGEKVTQTLIACGFKKCPADVMASNPKWCKPLSDWKEYFQHWILSPEPMALMHASIFFDFRPVYGEVRLADELKRFILEKVVAGRGFIQFLAKNALQNPPPLSFFRNFIVEHGGKHANEFDIKSRAMMPLCDAARVLTYELGIKDYLSTTERFEKIAEKEPALKELAQESAMAYEILMRIRAANGLKNQNSGRYINPNHLNKLERQTLRNIFKTIERMQNTFNLRYQLDYIRG
- a CDS encoding T9SS type A sorting domain-containing protein, which gives rise to MSQNYPSPFNPSTTIAFSLKQAGKVTFRVFDMLGRVVHQEIFNGKSGENAPISFDGKRLMSGVYFYQINANGFSSTKKMMLLK